Proteins encoded in a region of the Rickettsia bellii RML369-C genome:
- a CDS encoding Sca4 family protein → MSKSDNHNYLDKNETIICTANNLYKEALEFFNNIRNIEQNQGVTALVKKGYIAARIELTQSLLFGKIEACSGLAVFNQQGIGGPISPYNQKLFLVIGSKLGYQACKQALAQLPNNNYNVEQEANVWVNHINTYKRDLNKEITTPELSASSIFLKNDLKKNNISFDAYNTHFNILSIDEELETNYTPTPSSSVNQYEHNPPPVPKRAESKQEATGLKSFFKGMFSKAPEASTAPKAALVPVVAPKVTSSNISYRDILLRDQEHPEIALKLQEATINTNLTIRVNGQHIFEVKQYRAVKIPNALENIKTPTIKFVFSYLNGVKLSDEFAIHTKGTAHLKLDYNANGRLEKLTLPNQPIYFKDKPGYPAFCIFKKIMCSLPVDSGQLGHLMQIAPKVEFNNVDEYTYKVELLG, encoded by the coding sequence ATGTCTAAATCAGATAACCATAACTATCTTGATAAAAACGAAACTATTATATGTACTGCTAATAATTTATATAAAGAAGCATTAGAGTTTTTTAATAATATAAGAAATATAGAACAAAACCAAGGCGTAACTGCATTAGTAAAAAAAGGCTATATTGCTGCTCGAATCGAGTTAACGCAATCGCTTCTTTTTGGAAAAATTGAGGCATGTAGTGGTCTTGCTGTTTTTAATCAACAAGGCATTGGTGGTCCCATAAGTCCTTATAATCAAAAATTATTTTTAGTTATTGGTAGTAAATTAGGGTATCAAGCTTGTAAGCAAGCTTTAGCACAATTACCAAATAATAATTATAATGTTGAGCAAGAAGCTAATGTTTGGGTTAATCATATAAATACTTATAAAAGAGATTTAAATAAAGAAATAACTACTCCAGAATTATCAGCTAGTTCAATATTTTTAAAAAATGATCTTAAAAAAAATAATATAAGCTTCGATGCTTATAACACACATTTTAACATTTTAAGTATAGATGAAGAGTTAGAAACAAACTATACCCCCACTCCGTCGTCGTCAGTAAATCAGTATGAGCACAACCCGCCGCCCGTTCCTAAAAGAGCAGAGAGTAAACAAGAAGCTACAGGGTTGAAATCTTTTTTTAAGGGTATGTTTAGTAAAGCCCCTGAAGCCTCCACTGCTCCCAAGGCTGCTTTAGTTCCGGTTGTTGCTCCTAAAGTTACATCCTCAAATATTTCGTATAGAGATATTTTGCTTAGAGATCAAGAACATCCTGAAATTGCGTTAAAATTACAAGAAGCAACAATAAATACTAATTTAACAATTAGGGTGAATGGTCAACATATATTTGAAGTTAAGCAATATAGAGCTGTTAAAATTCCTAACGCTTTAGAAAATATTAAAACACCTACCATAAAATTTGTTTTTTCTTATTTAAATGGTGTAAAATTAAGTGATGAGTTTGCAATACATACAAAGGGCACAGCACATCTAAAGCTTGATTATAATGCTAATGGTAGATTAGAAAAATTAACCTTACCAAATCAACCAATTTATTTTAAGGATAAGCCGGGTTATCCTGCATTTTGTATCTTTAAAAAGATTATGTGCAGTTTACCGGTAGATAGTGGACAACTTGGTCACCTAATGCAAATCGCACCTAAGGTAGAATTTAATAATGTTGACGAATATACTTATAAAGTAGAATTATTAGGCTAA
- a CDS encoding IS110 family transposase, which translates to MIKYHKHIGIDIGKYNFVVGIEGIKDTKEYENTSSGIFEFINDNKDILANSLTVVETTGGYELELLYSLCERGYVVHRADARKVKNFIRSYGNSAKTDKLDAKALGLYGKERADKLEVFKPESKQNIQLFRLVQRRNDLKQMLVAEKNRLQQANTDKFVKNSCINMIDVLSNQITEITNQVEVIISSDQLLKAKHEILKEINGIGNIVAFELLILLPELGKLTRRQIASLAGLAPKANDSGKYQGYRKVGHGVEQESSYTIPCCYVSP; encoded by the coding sequence ATGATAAAATATCACAAACATATAGGAATTGATATAGGAAAATATAATTTTGTAGTAGGAATAGAGGGCATAAAAGATACAAAAGAATATGAGAATACAAGTTCCGGTATATTTGAATTTATTAATGATAATAAGGATATTTTAGCAAACTCTCTAACTGTAGTTGAAACAACAGGCGGATATGAACTAGAGTTATTGTATAGCTTATGTGAAAGAGGTTATGTAGTACATAGAGCAGATGCAAGAAAGGTAAAGAATTTTATCAGATCATATGGTAATAGTGCAAAAACAGATAAGTTAGATGCTAAAGCATTAGGATTATATGGTAAGGAGCGAGCAGATAAGCTTGAAGTATTTAAGCCTGAATCAAAACAAAATATACAATTATTTCGGTTAGTACAAAGACGGAATGATTTAAAGCAAATGTTAGTTGCCGAAAAGAATAGATTACAACAAGCAAATACAGATAAGTTTGTTAAAAATAGCTGTATAAATATGATAGATGTTTTAAGTAATCAAATTACAGAGATTACTAATCAGGTAGAAGTGATTATATCATCAGATCAGCTGTTAAAAGCAAAGCATGAGATATTGAAAGAGATAAATGGCATTGGTAATATAGTTGCTTTTGAGTTATTAATATTATTACCGGAGTTAGGGAAGTTAACAAGACGGCAGATTGCTTCTCTTGCAGGGCTTGCTCCAAAAGCTAATGATAGTGGTAAATATCAAGGATATAGAAAGGTAGGACATGGTGTAGAGCAGGAGTCAAGCTATACTATTCCTTGCTGCTATGTCAGCCCGTAA
- a CDS encoding MFS transporter, producing the protein MLGYTKEQVSLTRNQKEAIGLLSIGTFLEYFDLMLYVHMAVVLNELFFPKADPKVAFIYSASAFCSTYLLRPFGALIFGCIGDTIGRKATIIVTTFLMSLSCLIMAVLPPYSEIGIKAVWLVTACRVIQGMASMGEAVGAELYLSETIQLPTRYMAVSIIVVFGTLGGTAALGLGALVTSYGFNWRLAFFFGAVVAFIGSIARTNLRETTEFVDAKRRIKKTFDKAKIDIKALNSSPVLQQKVSKKTTIAYFLIECTGPLWFCITYIYCGNILKNNFNFTSSQVMQQNFWVGILELISTIVFTYLVLKIHPLRLLKIRLFIFSLFALIIPIILSNITTPFQLFLLQVFIGICAPTGFTAFAIFCMNFPVFKRFLYTRVIFATSRAIMYALASFGIVFLTDYFSYLGLLIIILPVLIGYGFGINHFKKLEVNAGNYY; encoded by the coding sequence ATGCTAGGTTATACAAAAGAGCAAGTTAGTTTAACTCGCAATCAAAAAGAAGCTATAGGCTTACTATCTATAGGCACATTTCTCGAATATTTCGACCTCATGCTATATGTTCATATGGCAGTAGTACTAAATGAATTATTTTTCCCAAAAGCTGACCCAAAAGTAGCTTTCATATATTCTGCATCTGCGTTTTGTTCAACATATTTATTAAGACCTTTTGGTGCTTTAATATTTGGCTGTATAGGTGACACTATAGGGCGTAAAGCAACAATTATTGTTACTACTTTTTTAATGTCCCTGTCCTGTTTGATCATGGCTGTTTTGCCTCCTTATTCAGAAATAGGAATTAAAGCTGTGTGGTTAGTAACAGCTTGTCGAGTAATTCAAGGAATGGCATCTATGGGAGAAGCTGTAGGTGCTGAATTATATTTATCAGAAACTATACAATTACCTACAAGATATATGGCAGTATCTATTATAGTGGTTTTTGGAACATTAGGAGGAACAGCAGCCTTAGGATTAGGAGCATTGGTTACTTCTTATGGATTTAATTGGCGTTTAGCATTTTTCTTTGGTGCAGTTGTTGCTTTTATTGGTTCTATAGCTAGAACGAATTTAAGGGAGACTACAGAGTTTGTAGACGCTAAAAGAAGAATTAAAAAGACCTTTGATAAAGCCAAAATTGATATAAAAGCATTAAATTCTAGCCCTGTTTTACAACAAAAAGTTAGTAAAAAAACTACAATTGCTTATTTTTTAATTGAGTGTACTGGACCGTTATGGTTCTGTATTACTTACATCTATTGTGGAAATATTTTAAAAAATAACTTTAATTTTACCTCATCTCAAGTGATGCAACAAAATTTTTGGGTTGGAATATTAGAGCTTATATCAACTATAGTTTTTACTTATTTAGTTTTAAAAATACATCCTTTAAGACTCCTTAAAATAAGACTATTTATATTTAGTCTTTTTGCTTTAATTATTCCTATTATATTAAGTAATATAACTACTCCTTTCCAGTTATTTCTTTTACAGGTATTTATCGGAATATGTGCTCCTACTGGTTTCACCGCATTTGCTATTTTTTGTATGAATTTCCCAGTTTTTAAGCGTTTTTTATATACTAGAGTTATTTTTGCAACCTCTCGTGCTATAATGTATGCTTTAGCATCATTTGGCATTGTATTTTTAACAGATTATTTTTCCTATTTGGGGCTACTAATTATAATTTTACCTGTTCTCATAGGTTATGGATTCGGTATAAATCATTTTAAAAAATTAGAGGTAAATGCTGGGAACTATTATTAG
- a CDS encoding HD domain-containing protein: protein MEDLSRWKEKFEECIYAKKLLDKLKYLNTKVANPVDFEEVKKAIYYARKYHGSQMRKSGDPYYSHPIEVAIMVAEFTVFKETKFFTTDNIITSLLHDTIEDTQLTQEMIAYIFNENIAVNVEALTRIKIDTKISAADAINILYRSAKIELIIIKLFDRLHNLQTIGAKPLEKQINTIRETLISFLPVAVTVSYQLENKIVQLCLNILNELDNKYEEDNYSFRSNNSSQHLPLIF from the coding sequence ATGGAAGATTTAAGCCGTTGGAAAGAAAAGTTTGAAGAATGCATTTATGCTAAAAAACTTCTCGATAAACTCAAATATTTAAACACTAAAGTAGCAAATCCTGTAGACTTTGAAGAAGTCAAAAAAGCGATATATTACGCTCGTAAATATCATGGCTCTCAAATGCGTAAGTCAGGTGATCCATATTATTCCCATCCGATTGAAGTAGCAATTATGGTGGCAGAGTTTACAGTTTTTAAAGAAACAAAATTTTTTACGACTGATAATATTATTACTAGTTTATTGCATGATACTATTGAAGATACGCAACTTACTCAAGAAATGATAGCTTATATTTTTAATGAAAACATAGCTGTGAATGTAGAAGCTTTAACAAGGATTAAAATCGATACTAAAATTAGTGCTGCAGATGCAATCAATATTTTATATCGCAGTGCTAAAATAGAATTGATTATTATAAAATTATTTGATCGTCTTCATAATTTGCAAACGATAGGAGCCAAGCCTTTAGAAAAACAAATAAATACCATTAGAGAAACACTTATCTCATTCTTGCCTGTTGCTGTCACTGTAAGTTATCAACTAGAAAATAAAATTGTTCAGCTTTGTTTAAATATTTTAAATGAATTAGACAATAAATATGAAGAAGATAATTATAGCTTTCGTTCTAATAATAGTTCCCAGCATTTACCTCTAATTTTTTAA
- a CDS encoding MFS transporter has product MLGYTKEQVSLTRNQKEAIGLLSIGTFLEYFDLMLYVHMAVVLNELFFPKADPKVAFIYSASAFCSTYLLRPFGALIFGCIGDTIGRKATIIVTTFLMSLSCLIMAVLPPYSEIGIKAVWLVTACRVIQGMASMGEAVGAELYLSETIQLPTRYMAVSIIVVFGTLGGTAALGLGALVTSYGFNWRLAFFFGAVVAFIGSIARTNLRETTEFVDAKRRIKKTFDKAKIDIKALNSSPVLQQKVSKKTTIAYFLIECTGPLWFCITYIYCGNILKNNFNFTSSQVMQQNFWVGILELISTIVFTYLVLKIHPLRLLKIRLFIFSLFALIIPIILSNITTPFQLFLLQVFIGICAPTGFTAFAIFCMNFPVFKRFLYTGVIFATSRAIMYALASFGIVFLTDYFSYLGLLIIILPVLIGYGFGINHFKKLEVNAGNYY; this is encoded by the coding sequence ATGCTAGGTTATACAAAAGAGCAAGTTAGTTTAACTCGCAATCAAAAAGAAGCTATAGGCTTACTATCTATAGGCACATTTCTCGAATATTTCGACCTCATGCTATATGTTCATATGGCAGTAGTACTAAATGAATTATTTTTCCCAAAAGCTGACCCAAAAGTAGCTTTCATATATTCTGCATCTGCGTTTTGTTCAACATATTTATTAAGACCTTTTGGTGCTTTAATATTTGGCTGTATAGGTGACACTATAGGGCGTAAAGCAACAATTATTGTTACTACTTTTTTAATGTCCCTGTCCTGTTTGATCATGGCTGTTTTGCCTCCTTATTCAGAAATAGGAATTAAAGCTGTGTGGTTAGTAACAGCTTGTCGAGTAATTCAAGGAATGGCATCTATGGGAGAAGCTGTAGGTGCTGAATTATATTTATCAGAAACTATACAATTACCTACAAGATATATGGCAGTATCTATTATAGTGGTTTTTGGAACATTAGGAGGAACAGCAGCCTTAGGATTAGGAGCATTGGTTACTTCTTATGGATTTAATTGGCGTTTAGCATTTTTCTTTGGTGCAGTTGTTGCTTTTATTGGTTCTATAGCTAGAACGAATTTAAGGGAGACTACAGAGTTTGTAGACGCTAAAAGAAGAATTAAAAAGACCTTTGATAAAGCCAAAATTGATATAAAAGCATTAAATTCTAGCCCTGTTTTACAACAAAAAGTTAGTAAAAAAACTACAATTGCTTATTTTTTAATTGAGTGTACTGGACCGTTATGGTTCTGTATTACTTACATCTATTGTGGAAATATTTTAAAAAATAACTTTAATTTTACCTCATCTCAAGTGATGCAACAAAATTTTTGGGTTGGAATATTAGAGCTTATATCAACTATAGTTTTTACTTATTTAGTTTTAAAAATACATCCTTTAAGACTCCTTAAAATAAGACTATTTATATTTAGTCTTTTTGCTTTAATTATTCCTATTATATTAAGTAATATAACTACTCCTTTCCAGTTATTTCTTTTACAGGTATTTATCGGAATATGTGCTCCTACTGGTTTCACCGCATTTGCTATTTTTTGTATGAATTTCCCAGTTTTTAAGCGTTTTTTATATACTGGAGTTATTTTTGCAACCTCTCGTGCTATAATGTATGCTTTAGCATCATTTGGCATTGTATTTTTAACAGATTATTTTTCCTATTTGGGGCTACTAATTATAATTTTACCTGTTCTCATAGGTTATGGATTCGGTATAAATCATTTTAAAAAATTAGAGGTAAATGCTGGGAACTATTATTAG
- a CDS encoding tetratricopeptide repeat protein: MVQEFKGYPVLIVQGAQILNNVPGLDKEKYKHQIQKSNDKIDYNISLVINQLSTSAKQLLSKIALLNNQSFSKDFLGIITDNKDNLNDDIFELSKFALITNIDASEDNPVFEMHDVIAQKILEKNGANNSKYLEEAVTKFINGTPKSVIKAFLYRNAKTVPDNIEVMTQNAEKYNIGTYKLLELKLKQIVQCDNSYDLAGGKKLVDWFDTNDRDGKYKLWLMNNEEKRVYAEYLNLIGWYYLKASNYKMSIEYFKKANKIFEDVKGYEEMKANVISGLTNTYIVIGDIQNAQENIKILEQKLADSSDRTSIYANKARLLYVEGKYPEALEQINQSIQAAISSGLDPNALFLTGDYLVKSGVLSKLGKYQEALNQVEQVYNMQKRVKKETNVIFGRIFTQKAIALFGLGEKDKALEYADKAIEIFKNNDKSFMSRRMPDVFNPAIAITCTIRGDILFASGKLEEALDSYMDARGIYFNVYRRNYKNVAQVSEVNLKGAKVACKRKDTLNYKFFAKPQIIDFGAEHPDSIEMLEYCKTYGMGLISNKAYIDKSKK, from the coding sequence TTGGTACAAGAGTTTAAAGGTTATCCAGTATTGATAGTACAAGGAGCACAAATATTAAACAATGTTCCAGGATTAGATAAAGAAAAATATAAACATCAAATACAAAAATCTAACGATAAAATAGATTATAATATATCACTGGTGATTAATCAATTAAGCACTAGTGCTAAACAACTTCTAAGTAAAATAGCATTACTCAATAATCAAAGTTTTTCTAAAGATTTTCTTGGGATTATTACCGATAATAAAGATAATCTTAATGATGATATTTTTGAGCTATCAAAATTTGCTTTAATAACAAATATAGATGCTAGCGAAGATAATCCTGTTTTCGAAATGCATGATGTTATTGCACAGAAAATATTAGAAAAAAATGGTGCAAATAATAGTAAGTATCTAGAAGAGGCAGTTACTAAATTTATTAATGGTACACCAAAAAGTGTAATAAAAGCGTTTTTATATAGGAACGCTAAAACAGTACCTGACAATATCGAGGTAATGACGCAGAATGCTGAAAAATATAATATAGGTACTTATAAGTTATTAGAGTTAAAGCTAAAGCAGATAGTGCAGTGTGATAATTCTTATGATTTAGCAGGTGGAAAGAAATTAGTTGATTGGTTTGATACAAACGATAGAGATGGGAAATATAAATTATGGTTAATGAATAATGAAGAAAAGCGGGTATATGCTGAATATTTAAACTTAATAGGATGGTATTACTTAAAAGCTTCTAATTACAAAATGTCTATAGAATATTTTAAAAAAGCTAACAAGATATTTGAAGATGTTAAAGGATATGAAGAAATGAAAGCTAATGTAATATCTGGTTTGACTAATACATATATTGTAATAGGAGATATTCAAAATGCACAAGAAAATATCAAAATTTTAGAGCAAAAATTAGCTGATAGTTCTGATCGAACATCAATATATGCTAACAAAGCAAGATTACTTTATGTAGAGGGAAAATATCCTGAAGCATTAGAACAGATCAATCAATCTATTCAAGCTGCTATTTCAAGTGGATTAGATCCAAATGCATTATTTTTAACAGGTGATTATTTAGTTAAATCTGGAGTATTAAGTAAACTTGGTAAATATCAGGAAGCTCTTAATCAAGTAGAGCAAGTATATAACATGCAAAAGCGTGTAAAAAAAGAAACGAATGTAATATTTGGTAGAATATTTACTCAAAAAGCAATAGCATTATTCGGTTTAGGTGAAAAAGACAAAGCTTTAGAATATGCAGATAAAGCAATAGAGATTTTTAAGAATAATGATAAAAGCTTTATGAGTAGAAGAATGCCTGATGTATTCAACCCTGCAATAGCCATTACATGCACAATAAGAGGGGATATATTATTTGCGAGTGGTAAGCTTGAGGAAGCTTTAGATAGCTATATGGACGCACGAGGTATATATTTTAATGTTTATAGAAGAAATTATAAGAATGTAGCACAAGTAAGTGAGGTAAATCTTAAAGGAGCAAAAGTTGCGTGTAAAAGAAAAGATACGCTTAACTATAAATTTTTTGCTAAACCACAAATCATAGATTTTGGAGCAGAGCATCCTGATTCAATTGAAATGCTTGAATATTGTAAAACTTACGGTATGGGTTTAATTAGTAACAAAGCTTATATAGATAAATCTAAAAAATAG
- a CDS encoding ankyrin repeat domain-containing protein codes for MHPTHIKVLTPNSKDLDILCVALSIVKTLDQINDFKILVKQALNQGFDINMKDGDHCTLLYYSCTLKLYEIAQFLLENGADPNIRNTVYDQITPLSVVRTQPKTEQSIYLTKLLLQDSLLKLCQNNDFKIIDNSITVKDIEEFIDWRMSISSKNNEFISYHLKELHNLQNHLVRNTKFSNSEIIQKLDSILITAEDYNKSFEQLPEQLIDKTEAIEPELTGKVAEVISETA; via the coding sequence ATGCATCCAACTCATATCAAAGTTCTTACACCTAATTCTAAAGACTTGGACATTTTGTGTGTAGCACTTTCTATTGTTAAAACTTTAGATCAAATAAATGATTTTAAAATTCTTGTTAAACAAGCTCTTAATCAAGGATTCGATATTAATATGAAAGATGGAGATCATTGCACTCTTCTATATTATTCCTGTACACTGAAATTGTATGAGATAGCTCAATTTCTTTTAGAAAATGGAGCTGATCCTAATATTAGAAATACTGTATATGATCAGATTACGCCTTTGTCTGTTGTAAGAACACAACCAAAAACAGAACAGAGCATTTATTTAACAAAACTTCTTTTGCAAGATAGTCTATTAAAATTATGCCAAAATAATGATTTCAAAATAATAGATAATTCCATTACAGTTAAAGACATAGAGGAATTTATTGATTGGCGAATGTCAATATCATCTAAAAATAATGAATTTATTTCTTATCATTTAAAGGAATTACATAATCTTCAAAATCATTTAGTAAGAAATACAAAATTTAGTAATAGTGAAATTATACAAAAACTTGATAGTATTTTAATAACTGCTGAAGATTATAATAAAAGTTTCGAACAATTACCTGAGCAGTTAATTGATAAAACCGAAGCAATAGAACCTGAGCTAACCGGCAAAGTAGCTGAAGTTATATCTGAAACAGCTTAA
- a CDS encoding BRO-N domain-containing protein: protein MNNNDELNKLVIFKDKNIRRILYNNEWWFSVIDVVGALTDSANPRDYWSEIKTRVSSEDRVELSTICLQLKLKAPDGKMRLTDCVNTESLLRIIQSRKNNKKCYKLAFFNWIASSITS from the coding sequence ATGAATAATAACGATGAACTTAATAAATTAGTGATTTTTAAAGATAAAAATATTAGAAGAATTTTATATAATAACGAATGGTGGTTTTCTGTAATTGATGTAGTAGGAGCATTAACTGATAGTGCAAACCCACGAGATTATTGGTCTGAGATAAAAACTCGAGTTAGCAGTGAAGATAGGGTTGAACTGTCAACAATTTGTCTACAGTTAAAATTAAAAGCACCTGATGGTAAGATGAGACTAACAGACTGTGTAAATACCGAATCATTGCTGCGTATTATACAATCTAGAAAAAATAATAAAAAATGCTATAAGTTAGCATTTTTTAACTGGATTGCTTCGTCAATTACTTCGTAA
- a CDS encoding helix-turn-helix domain-containing protein, which produces MSNLKTKINELMTQRKMSAKDIENLTGLSRNTVNSIIFGSSKNPGIYTIKQLANALNVKVESLISDDKEIQFDILKPEQIKLFGEVVSLTTNIISDKNIDFSMHKITSIIQEVYQCALKGKSEEVQKHLAEYLMDMHIDSANKI; this is translated from the coding sequence ATGTCAAATTTAAAAACCAAAATTAATGAGTTAATGACTCAAAGAAAAATGAGTGCTAAAGATATTGAAAATTTAACAGGATTAAGTAGAAATACTGTTAATAGTATAATATTTGGTAGCTCTAAAAACCCTGGCATTTATACTATTAAGCAATTAGCAAATGCTTTAAATGTTAAGGTAGAATCCTTAATTTCTGATGATAAAGAAATTCAATTTGATATTTTAAAACCCGAACAGATAAAATTATTTGGCGAAGTTGTAAGCCTTACTACAAATATCATTTCCGACAAAAATATTGATTTTTCTATGCATAAAATTACTTCTATTATACAAGAAGTATATCAATGTGCTTTAAAAGGTAAGTCGGAAGAAGTACAAAAGCATTTAGCAGAATATTTAATGGATATGCACATAGACTCTGCAAACAAAATTTAA
- a CDS encoding twin transmembrane helix small protein produces MMWLLIALCLTGLVLIIGVVSMAIGGKFDKKFSSKLMTMRVFFQAVAVLLLFIIYFYKVNP; encoded by the coding sequence ATGATGTGGTTGTTAATAGCACTTTGTTTAACCGGCTTAGTTTTGATTATAGGGGTAGTATCGATGGCTATTGGTGGTAAATTTGATAAAAAATTTAGCTCAAAGCTTATGACTATGAGAGTTTTTTTTCAGGCAGTTGCGGTATTACTGTTATTTATAATATATTTTTATAAAGTTAATCCATAA
- the iscX gene encoding Fe-S cluster assembly protein IscX has protein sequence MHWDDIEEIAEHLEDNYSDDYRPNMAQTLLKEMITSLEDFEDQEVEVSKERLEEILAEWKKIRGEMQENE, from the coding sequence ATGCATTGGGATGATATCGAGGAAATTGCCGAACATCTTGAAGATAATTACAGCGATGACTATAGACCGAATATGGCACAAACCTTACTAAAAGAAATGATTACTTCTCTAGAGGATTTTGAAGATCAAGAAGTAGAAGTTTCAAAAGAAAGATTAGAAGAAATTTTAGCAGAATGGAAAAAAATAAGGGGAGAGATGCAAGAAAACGAGTAA
- the def gene encoding peptide deformylase — MSILPIVTVPDERLKQKSQAVLEVNNQIRKFMDDMVETMYHEDGGGLAAVQVGVLKRIMVIDIKDHDPIKRPKDFYPLFIVNPEIIEKSEELVIANEGCISVPEQRYEIARSESIKIRYLDYHNKPQELEANDWLARVIQHEYDHLEGKLMIDYLSSMKRDIALRKLRKLKKNIV; from the coding sequence ATGTCAATACTGCCTATCGTTACAGTGCCTGATGAAAGGTTAAAACAAAAATCTCAAGCCGTTCTAGAGGTTAATAACCAAATCCGAAAATTTATGGATGATATGGTCGAGACTATGTACCATGAAGATGGGGGAGGGCTTGCTGCTGTGCAGGTTGGGGTATTAAAACGCATCATGGTAATTGATATAAAAGATCATGATCCGATTAAAAGACCAAAAGATTTCTATCCATTATTTATTGTAAATCCTGAAATAATAGAAAAATCAGAAGAGCTTGTTATAGCTAACGAAGGATGTATTTCAGTACCTGAACAACGTTATGAGATAGCAAGATCAGAATCTATAAAAATCAGATATTTAGATTATCATAACAAACCGCAAGAACTTGAAGCTAATGATTGGCTTGCAAGAGTAATTCAACATGAGTATGATCATTTGGAAGGAAAGCTAATGATCGATTACCTAAGTAGTATGAAACGCGATATAGCTCTTCGTAAGCTTAGAAAACTCAAAAAAAATATAGTGTGA
- the fmt gene encoding methionyl-tRNA formyltransferase has translation MKIIFMGTPEFAVPALTKLINSNHKVVAAFTQPPKAKGRGLSETKSPIHQLADEAQIPVYTPTTLRNEEAANLINNIDADIIVVIAYGFIIPQNILDAKKYGCLNIHPSDLPRHRGAAPLQRTIIEGDKTSSVCIMQMDAGLDTGDILMKEDFDLPKKITLQELHDKCANLGAELLIKTLANIDKIVPKPQSNEGVTYTHKLTKEEGRVNWQDSAFSINCKVRGMNPWPGVYFKYNDKTIKILEAEYSDEEHNFTPGTIINKNLEIACGKGILMIKKLQQEGKKVLNIEEFLRGFKTPVINKVQ, from the coding sequence GTGAAGATAATATTCATGGGGACGCCTGAGTTCGCTGTCCCTGCTCTTACCAAATTAATAAATTCAAATCATAAAGTTGTTGCAGCTTTTACGCAACCGCCTAAAGCTAAGGGTAGGGGGCTTAGTGAAACTAAATCTCCTATACATCAATTAGCTGATGAGGCTCAAATCCCTGTCTATACTCCTACAACGCTTCGTAATGAAGAAGCTGCAAACTTAATTAATAATATTGATGCTGATATAATAGTCGTTATTGCATATGGTTTTATCATTCCGCAAAATATTTTAGATGCTAAGAAATATGGTTGCCTTAATATTCATCCGTCTGATTTACCTCGTCATAGAGGAGCAGCTCCCTTACAGCGTACTATTATAGAGGGCGATAAAACAAGCAGTGTATGTATTATGCAGATGGATGCAGGGCTTGATACGGGTGATATATTGATGAAAGAGGATTTTGACTTACCTAAGAAAATCACGCTGCAAGAGCTTCATGATAAATGTGCTAATTTAGGTGCAGAACTGTTAATTAAAACGCTTGCAAATATCGATAAGATAGTGCCGAAACCTCAATCTAATGAGGGTGTTACTTACACTCATAAATTAACTAAAGAAGAGGGTAGAGTTAATTGGCAAGATTCAGCCTTTTCTATTAATTGTAAAGTTCGAGGTATGAACCCTTGGCCAGGAGTATATTTTAAATATAATGATAAAACGATCAAAATTCTTGAAGCAGAATATTCAGATGAAGAACATAATTTTACCCCGGGGACAATTATTAACAAAAATTTAGAAATAGCTTGTGGAAAAGGAATATTAATGATAAAAAAACTTCAGCAAGAGGGTAAAAAAGTCTTAAATATTGAAGAATTTTTAAGAGGATTTAAAACCCCTGTCATTAATAAAGTACAATAA